From Microbacterium sp. LWH11-1.2, one genomic window encodes:
- a CDS encoding NAD(P)-dependent oxidoreductase translates to MSLAGKTILMSGGSRGIGLAIALRAARDGANIAMLAKTDTPHPKLEGTVHSAAEEIRAAGGQALPIVGDVRDDDDITEAVLKTQGEFGGIDIVINNASVIDLSRSLELGAKKYDLMQDVNVRGTFMLSRAAVPILKDAENPHILSLSPPLNPTPKWLGAHTGYTLAKFGMTMVTLGLAAEFARDGIAANTLWPRTTIATAAVQNLLGGDKVMAASRTADVYADAAYAVLLKPAASYTGQTLIVEDVLEADGVTDFSGYAAIPGTPDSALFPDIFLD, encoded by the coding sequence ATGTCACTGGCAGGCAAGACCATCCTGATGTCCGGCGGAAGCCGCGGCATCGGCCTCGCGATCGCGCTGCGTGCGGCGCGAGACGGCGCGAACATCGCGATGCTGGCGAAGACCGACACCCCGCATCCGAAGCTCGAGGGCACGGTGCACAGCGCGGCCGAGGAGATCCGCGCCGCGGGAGGGCAGGCGCTGCCGATCGTCGGCGACGTGCGCGACGACGACGACATCACCGAGGCCGTCCTGAAGACGCAGGGCGAGTTCGGCGGCATCGACATCGTGATCAACAACGCCAGTGTGATCGACCTGTCGCGCTCGCTCGAGCTCGGCGCCAAGAAGTACGACCTCATGCAGGACGTCAATGTGCGCGGAACGTTCATGCTGTCGCGCGCCGCGGTCCCGATCCTCAAGGATGCCGAGAACCCGCACATCCTGTCGCTGTCGCCGCCCCTGAACCCGACGCCGAAGTGGCTCGGCGCGCACACCGGGTACACGCTGGCGAAGTTCGGCATGACGATGGTGACGCTCGGCCTGGCCGCGGAGTTCGCCCGTGACGGCATCGCCGCGAACACGCTCTGGCCGCGTACGACGATCGCCACCGCGGCGGTGCAGAACCTCCTCGGCGGCGACAAGGTCATGGCGGCGAGCCGCACGGCCGACGTCTACGCGGATGCCGCCTACGCGGTGCTGCTCAAGCCCGCCGCGAGCTACACGGGCCAGACGCTCATCGTCGAGGACGTGCTCGAGGCCGACGGCGTGACGGACTTCTCCGGCTACGCCGCGATCCCCGGGACGCCCGACTCGGCGCTGTTCCCGGACATCTTCCTCGACTGA
- a CDS encoding ATP-binding cassette domain-containing protein: MSVSVAAPARVQAAGWGWRYAGRKRPAVTDVSFTIEPGERVLLLGASGAGKSTLLAGLAGVLGDADEGDRHGSLLVDGAAPESRRGQVGLVLQDPDAGIVLSKVGDDIAFGCENLGVAASEIPGRVAEAMDAVGLDVPLHRATKALSGGQKQRLVLAGVLAMRPGLLLLDEPTANLDPDGVHEVRASVERAVTATGATLIVVEHRTPVWIDLMTRVIVLAADGGLLADGPPHRVFAEHGATLADAGVWVPDRGIELPVLQQVPASDALTASRLAVAREPGVVVQAGLDLRVPRANATVITGPNGAGKSTLALTLAGLVPEHDGEVRAAPELAGRRGVRPIRWTSRELLTRIGMVFQEPEHQFLAQTLRDELAVGPRALGWTQSKTDAVVDELLERLGLAPLALANPFSLSGGQKRRLSVATVLAGAPEVIVLDEPTFGQDRRGWISLVALLQEEIARGRSIVAVTHDDAVIRHLGGHRIELGAAS; the protein is encoded by the coding sequence CTGAGCGTGAGTGTCGCCGCCCCGGCCCGCGTGCAGGCCGCGGGCTGGGGGTGGCGCTACGCCGGTCGAAAGCGCCCGGCGGTCACCGATGTGAGCTTCACGATCGAGCCCGGGGAGCGCGTGCTGCTCCTCGGCGCCTCCGGTGCCGGCAAGTCCACGCTGCTCGCCGGCCTCGCGGGCGTGCTCGGAGACGCCGATGAAGGCGACCGTCACGGCTCGCTGCTCGTCGACGGGGCCGCCCCGGAGTCTCGGCGCGGACAGGTCGGTCTGGTGCTCCAGGATCCGGACGCCGGGATCGTGCTGTCCAAGGTGGGTGACGACATCGCCTTCGGGTGCGAGAACCTGGGCGTCGCGGCATCCGAGATCCCTGGCCGGGTCGCCGAGGCGATGGATGCCGTGGGCCTCGACGTACCGCTCCACCGCGCGACCAAGGCGCTGTCGGGAGGGCAGAAGCAGCGACTCGTGCTCGCCGGCGTGCTGGCCATGCGGCCAGGGCTCCTCCTGCTCGATGAGCCGACGGCCAACCTCGACCCCGACGGCGTGCACGAGGTGCGGGCCAGCGTCGAGCGTGCTGTCACCGCGACCGGTGCGACGCTGATCGTCGTCGAGCACCGCACGCCTGTCTGGATCGACCTGATGACGCGGGTGATCGTGCTCGCCGCCGACGGAGGCCTGCTGGCGGACGGCCCGCCCCATCGGGTGTTCGCCGAGCACGGGGCCACGCTCGCCGACGCCGGGGTGTGGGTGCCCGATCGCGGCATCGAGCTCCCGGTGCTGCAGCAGGTGCCGGCATCCGACGCCCTCACGGCGTCCCGGCTCGCGGTCGCCAGGGAACCCGGCGTGGTCGTGCAGGCGGGGCTCGACCTGCGTGTCCCGCGGGCGAACGCGACCGTGATCACCGGGCCGAACGGCGCGGGGAAGTCGACGCTCGCGCTCACTCTCGCCGGCCTCGTCCCCGAACACGACGGCGAGGTGCGCGCCGCGCCCGAACTCGCCGGGCGCCGCGGGGTCCGTCCCATCCGCTGGACCTCTCGCGAGCTGCTCACCCGCATCGGCATGGTGTTCCAGGAGCCCGAGCACCAGTTCCTCGCGCAGACTCTGCGCGACGAGCTCGCCGTCGGACCGCGCGCTCTCGGGTGGACCCAGTCGAAGACGGATGCCGTCGTCGACGAGCTGCTCGAGCGGCTGGGCCTCGCGCCTCTCGCGCTCGCCAATCCGTTCTCTCTCTCGGGCGGACAGAAGAGGCGCCTCTCGGTGGCGACCGTGCTCGCGGGCGCACCCGAGGTGATCGTGCTCGACGAGCCGACCTTCGGGCAGGACCGCCGCGGATGGATCTCCCTGGTCGCGCTGCTGCAGGAGGAGATCGCTCGCGGTCGCTCGATCGTCGCGGTCACCCACGACGATGCCGTGATCCGGCACCTCGGCGGTCACCGCATCGAGCTGGGGGCGGCATCGTGA
- a CDS encoding bifunctional 4-hydroxy-2-oxoglutarate aldolase/2-dehydro-3-deoxy-phosphogluconate aldolase, which translates to MSDRLARARTTGILAVLRAPSPELALEASEAIIRGGVTGIEVTFSTPDAPAVIRELIARHGDAAYVGAGTVTTPEQAALAADAGAEFLVSPGTLPDLTRTMLDTGRVVMTGAMTPTEVMSALALGVDVVKIFPASLGGPSYLGALRGPFPDAPLMPTGGVSPDNLAAWFAAGAVAVGAGGDLANGASIAASDWTDIEQRAARFATALSAVRG; encoded by the coding sequence ATGTCCGACCGTCTCGCCCGCGCCCGCACCACCGGCATCCTCGCCGTGCTCCGCGCTCCCTCGCCCGAACTCGCTCTGGAGGCGTCCGAGGCGATCATCCGCGGCGGCGTCACGGGCATCGAGGTCACGTTCTCGACGCCCGATGCCCCGGCTGTGATCCGCGAGCTGATCGCCCGGCACGGGGATGCCGCCTACGTCGGCGCCGGCACCGTGACCACTCCGGAGCAGGCGGCGCTCGCCGCCGACGCCGGGGCCGAGTTCCTCGTGAGTCCCGGCACGCTCCCCGACCTGACCCGCACCATGCTCGACACCGGCCGTGTCGTGATGACCGGCGCGATGACCCCGACCGAGGTCATGAGCGCACTCGCGCTGGGCGTCGACGTCGTCAAGATCTTCCCCGCCTCTCTCGGCGGCCCCTCCTACCTCGGCGCGCTGCGCGGGCCGTTCCCCGACGCTCCCCTCATGCCCACCGGCGGCGTCAGCCCCGACAACCTCGCGGCGTGGTTCGCCGCGGGTGCGGTGGCGGTCGGAGCCGGCGGCGATCTGGCGAACGGCGCGTCGATCGCGGCATCCGACTGGACGGACATCGAGCAGCGCGCGGCACGGTTCGCGACAGCGCTGTCCGCCGTCCGCGGCTGA
- a CDS encoding SDR family NAD(P)-dependent oxidoreductase, whose amino-acid sequence MQVSGQGALITGGASGLGLATARRLTKAGAHVTIVDLASSKGAEIAEELGGLFVPADVTSADEVRDAVAAAQAAAPLRVVVNCAGIAPPAKVLDRDGNPAVLADFERVVRINLVGTFNVTSQAAAVIAKNEPTESGDRGVIVNTASVAAFDGQIGQPAYSASKGGVHAMTLPVARELARYGIRVCTIAPGIMETPMLMGLPQAAQDSLGQQVPFPSRLGRPDEYAALVEHIVDNGYLNGETIRLDGAIRMAPK is encoded by the coding sequence ATGCAGGTCAGCGGACAGGGTGCTCTCATCACGGGAGGGGCGTCCGGGCTCGGGCTCGCCACAGCACGACGACTCACGAAGGCGGGCGCGCACGTCACCATCGTCGACCTCGCCTCGTCGAAGGGCGCGGAGATCGCCGAAGAGCTCGGCGGACTGTTCGTGCCCGCCGACGTCACCAGCGCCGACGAGGTGCGCGATGCCGTCGCCGCGGCCCAGGCGGCCGCACCGCTGCGCGTCGTCGTGAACTGCGCGGGGATCGCTCCGCCCGCCAAGGTGCTCGACCGCGACGGGAACCCCGCCGTGCTCGCCGACTTCGAGCGCGTGGTCCGCATCAACCTCGTCGGCACGTTCAACGTGACCTCGCAGGCCGCTGCCGTCATCGCGAAGAACGAGCCCACCGAGAGCGGCGATCGCGGCGTGATCGTGAACACCGCGAGCGTCGCGGCCTTCGACGGGCAGATCGGCCAGCCCGCCTACTCCGCGTCCAAGGGCGGCGTGCACGCGATGACCCTCCCGGTGGCCCGCGAGCTCGCCCGCTACGGCATCCGCGTGTGCACCATCGCCCCCGGCATCATGGAGACGCCGATGCTGATGGGGCTGCCGCAGGCCGCGCAGGACTCGCTCGGCCAGCAGGTGCCGTTCCCGTCGCGCCTCGGCCGTCCCGACGAGTACGCCGCGCTGGTGGAGCACATCGTCGACAACGGCTACCTCAACGGCGAGACCATCCGTCTCGACGGCGCCATCCGCATGGCGCCGAAGTAA
- a CDS encoding ribosomal protein L7/L12, giving the protein MDTIVWIIGIVVGLVVVVVILSAALRGMRPKLPEPQVFTPSPTTARSLPASSAATTASGLTPQVVAEIDRLIAAGQKIHAIKLFRDVTGVGLKEAKDRVEHWSISTTAPHLAARSNATAAYSSITPAAHTPASVRASLPAPVASDIDELVAGDQRIVAIKVLREHTGLGLKESKLLIDAWVPGRTH; this is encoded by the coding sequence ATGGACACCATCGTCTGGATCATCGGGATCGTCGTCGGCCTGGTCGTCGTCGTGGTGATCCTGTCCGCCGCGCTCCGAGGGATGCGACCGAAGCTCCCCGAACCCCAGGTGTTCACGCCCTCGCCGACGACCGCACGCTCGCTGCCCGCGTCGTCCGCGGCCACGACCGCCTCGGGTCTCACCCCGCAGGTCGTCGCCGAGATCGACCGGCTCATCGCGGCAGGGCAGAAGATCCACGCCATCAAGCTGTTCCGCGACGTCACGGGCGTCGGCCTGAAGGAGGCGAAGGACCGCGTCGAGCACTGGTCCATCAGCACGACGGCTCCGCACCTCGCTGCCCGTTCGAACGCCACCGCCGCGTACTCCTCGATCACTCCGGCGGCGCACACGCCCGCCTCGGTGCGCGCGTCGCTGCCGGCACCCGTCGCCTCCGACATCGACGAGCTGGTCGCCGGTGATCAGCGGATCGTCGCGATCAAGGTGCTTCGCGAGCACACCGGCCTCGGGCTCAAGGAGTCCAAGCTCCTGATCGACGCCTGGGTTCCCGGCCGCACGCACTGA
- a CDS encoding ankyrin repeat domain-containing protein → MSEATRDLLDAVGTGDADAVAKALDAGADIEARGEGGMTALVIATKANSVDAASVLIEAGADVNAKDDIQDSAYLYAGARGHDEILRLTLDNGADLTSTNRFGGTALIPASERGLLATVRILLEAGVDPNHVNDLNWTALHEAIVLGDGSGAYVDVVRALIDGGADVTIPDGDGVLPRELAASRGYDAIVAEIDR, encoded by the coding sequence GTGTCCGAAGCCACCCGTGACCTGCTCGATGCGGTCGGCACGGGCGATGCCGACGCCGTCGCGAAGGCGCTCGACGCCGGCGCCGACATCGAGGCACGGGGTGAGGGCGGGATGACGGCGCTCGTGATCGCGACCAAGGCGAACAGCGTCGATGCCGCGAGCGTGCTCATCGAAGCGGGCGCCGACGTGAACGCGAAGGACGACATCCAGGACTCGGCCTACCTCTACGCGGGGGCCCGCGGTCACGACGAGATCCTGCGCCTCACCCTCGACAACGGCGCCGACCTGACGAGCACGAACCGCTTCGGCGGCACGGCGCTGATCCCGGCATCCGAGCGCGGCCTGCTCGCCACCGTGCGGATCCTGCTGGAGGCGGGCGTCGACCCGAACCACGTGAACGACCTCAACTGGACGGCGCTGCACGAGGCGATCGTGCTCGGCGACGGGTCCGGCGCCTACGTCGACGTGGTGCGCGCACTGATCGACGGCGGTGCCGACGTGACGATCCCCGACGGCGACGGCGTCCTCCCCCGCGAACTCGCCGCGAGTCGGGGCTATGACGCGATCGTCGCCGAGATCGACCGATGA
- a CDS encoding energy-coupling factor transporter transmembrane component T, giving the protein MTTTETVRAAWLDGVNPVTKLLLALLLSVPLFASIDVTSALVAIGLQLLCLPLTGLRLATVLKRLLPIMIFAPIAGISMLLYAEPAGRVYWTFGFATISEGSIVLAIAVSLRVIALGLPTILLFGGTDPTQLADALSQVAKLPSRFVLGILAGTRMLGLFLDDWRTMGLARRARGVGDRGALRRFFSMAFVLLVFAVRRGSKLALAMEARGFGSGSPRTWSRPSRLHPRDAVAVLGGVAIMALALAAAVALGTFRFVWS; this is encoded by the coding sequence GTGACCACGACCGAGACCGTCAGGGCGGCGTGGCTCGACGGCGTCAACCCGGTGACCAAGCTGCTGCTCGCGCTGCTGCTCTCGGTGCCGCTCTTCGCATCGATCGACGTCACGAGCGCCCTGGTCGCGATCGGGCTGCAGCTACTGTGCCTGCCGCTGACGGGCCTGCGCCTCGCCACGGTGCTGAAACGGCTGCTGCCGATCATGATCTTCGCGCCGATCGCCGGGATCAGCATGCTGCTCTACGCGGAACCTGCCGGTCGCGTCTACTGGACCTTCGGCTTCGCGACCATCAGCGAGGGATCGATCGTCCTCGCGATCGCGGTGAGTCTGCGCGTGATCGCCCTCGGCCTGCCGACCATCCTCCTGTTCGGCGGCACGGACCCCACGCAGCTCGCGGACGCACTGTCGCAGGTCGCGAAGCTGCCGAGCCGTTTCGTGCTCGGCATCCTCGCCGGCACGCGGATGCTCGGACTGTTCCTCGACGACTGGCGCACCATGGGCCTCGCCCGCCGGGCGCGCGGCGTCGGCGACCGCGGAGCGCTGCGGCGGTTCTTCTCGATGGCTTTCGTGCTGCTCGTGTTCGCCGTGCGTCGAGGGTCGAAGCTCGCGCTGGCGATGGAGGCGCGGGGCTTCGGGTCCGGCAGCCCGCGCACCTGGTCGCGGCCGTCGCGGCTGCATCCGCGGGATGCCGTCGCCGTGCTCGGGGGCGTCGCGATCATGGCGCTGGCGCTCGCCGCCGCTGTGGCCCTCGGCACGTTCCGCTTCGTCTGGAGCTGA
- a CDS encoding ECF transporter S component, producing the protein MSTSTSTSASTTTQGQTPAAGLFRWRVVDIVVAAVLGVAIGLVFWGWNTIGYAWFGAADALTPGLGGIAVGVWLLGGVVGGLVIRKPGAALVVELVAAIVSMLIGNVWGVSTVLSGLVQGLGAEIIFALFFYRRFGIVVAALAGTGAAAAAWVFELFYGSSPNILKSLEFNTIYLVSVVVSGAILAGVLGWLLVRALAVTGALSRFAVGREHVREV; encoded by the coding sequence ATGAGTACGTCCACGTCCACATCCGCGTCCACCACGACGCAGGGTCAGACACCCGCCGCAGGCCTCTTCCGCTGGCGCGTCGTCGACATCGTCGTCGCCGCAGTGCTCGGCGTCGCGATCGGCCTGGTCTTCTGGGGCTGGAACACGATCGGCTACGCCTGGTTCGGCGCGGCCGATGCCCTGACCCCCGGTCTCGGCGGCATCGCCGTCGGCGTCTGGCTGCTCGGTGGCGTCGTCGGCGGACTCGTGATCCGCAAGCCCGGCGCCGCGCTGGTCGTCGAGCTCGTCGCGGCGATCGTCTCGATGCTGATCGGCAACGTCTGGGGGGTCTCCACGGTGCTCTCCGGACTCGTCCAGGGACTCGGTGCGGAGATCATCTTCGCGCTGTTCTTCTACCGCCGCTTCGGCATCGTCGTCGCCGCACTGGCCGGTACGGGTGCGGCAGCTGCCGCGTGGGTGTTCGAGCTCTTCTACGGCAGCTCGCCGAACATCCTGAAGTCGCTCGAGTTCAACACGATCTACCTGGTCAGCGTCGTCGTCTCCGGAGCGATCCTGGCCGGCGTCCTCGGCTGGCTGCTCGTGCGCGCTCTGGCGGTCACGGGCGCACTGAGCCGCTTCGCCGTCGGGCGAGAGCACGTGCGCGAGGTCTGA
- the rlmN gene encoding 23S rRNA (adenine(2503)-C(2))-methyltransferase RlmN: MTDTPRTRETRPAASASAPEGRPAQGKVRSTKPAQVRPATEGWTQQKDAEGRPLLQFASPKRGKPPVHLADLTPAERVEKVKELGLPGFRAKQLSTHYFRHYTSDPAEMTDLPAGIREDLVSGMLPPLLTEVRRLETDRGDTIKFLWRLHDGALVESVLMRYPGRITLCVSSQAGCGMNCPFCATGQAGLTRNMSTAEIIEQIVRANRLIAEGGLGGKKADDHSMERVSNIVFMGMGEPLANYKRVMDAVRSMVAPQPDGLGMSARGITVSTVGLVPAIKKLADEGIPVTFALSLHAPDDHLRDELIPVNSRWKVDEALDAAYDYYAKTGRRVSIEYALIKDMNDHAWRADLLAEKLNQRGRGWVHVNPIPLNPTPGSIWTSSETSVQNEFVRRLNDAGIPTTLRDTRGKEIDGACGQLVATTEDEAASAAMA; this comes from the coding sequence ATGACCGACACTCCCCGCACGCGCGAGACGCGCCCCGCAGCATCCGCGTCCGCCCCGGAGGGTCGACCCGCCCAGGGCAAGGTCCGCTCCACGAAGCCCGCCCAGGTGCGTCCGGCAACCGAGGGCTGGACGCAGCAGAAGGATGCCGAGGGGCGTCCGCTCCTGCAGTTCGCGAGCCCGAAGCGGGGGAAGCCCCCCGTGCACCTCGCCGACCTCACCCCGGCCGAGCGGGTCGAGAAGGTCAAGGAGCTCGGGCTCCCCGGCTTCCGGGCGAAGCAGCTCTCCACGCACTACTTCCGGCACTACACGTCGGATCCCGCCGAGATGACCGACCTCCCCGCCGGCATCCGCGAGGATCTCGTCTCGGGGATGCTTCCGCCGCTGCTCACCGAGGTGCGCCGGCTCGAGACCGACCGCGGCGACACGATCAAGTTCCTCTGGCGCCTGCATGACGGTGCGCTCGTCGAGTCGGTGCTCATGCGCTACCCCGGTCGCATCACGCTCTGCGTGTCGAGCCAGGCCGGCTGCGGCATGAACTGCCCGTTCTGCGCGACCGGGCAGGCGGGCCTGACCCGCAACATGTCGACCGCGGAGATCATCGAGCAGATCGTGCGCGCGAACCGCCTGATCGCCGAGGGCGGTCTCGGCGGCAAGAAGGCGGACGACCACAGCATGGAGCGCGTCTCGAACATCGTCTTCATGGGCATGGGTGAGCCGCTCGCCAACTACAAGCGCGTCATGGATGCCGTGCGATCGATGGTGGCCCCGCAGCCCGACGGCCTGGGCATGAGCGCTCGCGGCATCACGGTGTCGACGGTCGGGCTCGTGCCGGCGATCAAGAAGCTCGCCGACGAGGGCATCCCCGTCACCTTCGCGCTGTCGCTGCACGCGCCCGACGACCACCTGCGCGACGAGCTCATCCCGGTGAACTCCCGGTGGAAGGTCGACGAGGCGCTCGACGCCGCGTACGACTACTACGCGAAGACCGGTCGCCGCGTCTCGATCGAGTACGCGCTGATCAAGGACATGAACGACCACGCCTGGCGCGCCGACCTCCTCGCCGAGAAGCTCAACCAGCGCGGCCGCGGCTGGGTGCACGTGAATCCGATCCCGCTGAACCCGACGCCGGGATCGATCTGGACCTCGTCGGAGACCTCGGTGCAGAACGAGTTCGTGCGGCGCCTGAACGACGCCGGCATCCCGACCACCCTCCGCGATACCCGCGGCAAGGAGATCGACGGCGCCTGCGGTCAGCTGGTCGCGACGACGGAGGACGAGGCCGCCTCGGCCGCGATGGCCTGA
- a CDS encoding sulfite exporter TauE/SafE family protein yields the protein MIGLEPWAWAALAVAAITIGISKTAIPGGNILAIALFAAVLPARTSTAAMLLLLMVGDVFALIAYRRHAHWPTLLRLAPAVVAGLLVGFAFLALAGDGIVRRAIGVILLLMIAVTLWRRWRQDRADAAAPAPGGILLSGVYGTLGGFTTMVANAGGPVMSMYFLATRTPVQVFLGTSAWFFAIINLVKVPFLAGLGLFHVPVLLMDAVLAPLVVIGALAGIRLAKRMDQRLFDRIVIVLTVVGAVYLLF from the coding sequence ATGATCGGCCTCGAGCCGTGGGCATGGGCGGCCCTCGCCGTCGCCGCCATCACGATCGGCATCTCGAAGACCGCGATCCCCGGTGGCAACATCCTGGCGATCGCACTCTTCGCCGCCGTGCTGCCCGCCCGCACCTCGACGGCGGCGATGCTGCTCCTGCTCATGGTCGGCGACGTGTTCGCGTTGATCGCGTACCGCCGCCACGCGCACTGGCCGACGCTGCTGCGTCTCGCGCCGGCCGTCGTCGCAGGGCTGCTGGTCGGCTTCGCGTTCCTCGCGCTCGCCGGCGATGGCATCGTGCGGCGCGCGATCGGCGTGATCCTGCTCCTCATGATCGCCGTGACGCTGTGGCGCCGCTGGCGGCAGGACAGAGCGGATGCCGCGGCGCCCGCCCCCGGCGGCATCCTGCTGTCCGGCGTCTACGGCACGCTCGGCGGCTTCACCACGATGGTCGCCAACGCAGGCGGACCGGTGATGTCGATGTACTTCCTCGCGACGCGGACACCCGTGCAGGTGTTCCTCGGCACCTCGGCCTGGTTCTTCGCCATCATCAACCTGGTCAAGGTGCCGTTCCTCGCAGGACTCGGCCTGTTCCACGTGCCCGTGCTGCTGATGGACGCGGTGCTCGCCCCGCTGGTGGTGATCGGCGCCCTCGCCGGCATCCGTCTCGCGAAGCGCATGGACCAGCGGCTGTTCGACCGCATCGTGATCGTGCTCACCGTCGTGGGTGCGGTCTACCTGCTGTTCTGA
- a CDS encoding NAD(P)H-dependent oxidoreductase, whose product MPALVIDGHPDARSLTAALAQRYAAGHGDARVLALRDLDFDPHLRFGYRERMTLEPDLVEAKRALSEAHTVVVTTPLWWGSVPAVLKGFFDRALLPQQEYRYTKLGLPEGLLPARRGRLLLLADTPWFAAPLTGLPAQTHVARNTMRLCGIRSVRTHRMLGVKDAKEATVTRWLDRAEQLGARDARRSAEPRRAGQAIAAEAASSSVVATS is encoded by the coding sequence ATGCCCGCTCTCGTGATCGACGGCCACCCCGACGCCCGCTCTCTGACCGCCGCGCTCGCGCAGCGCTATGCCGCAGGGCACGGCGACGCCCGCGTGCTCGCGCTGCGCGACCTCGACTTCGATCCGCATCTGCGTTTCGGATACCGCGAGCGGATGACGCTCGAGCCGGACCTCGTCGAGGCCAAGCGAGCGCTGAGCGAGGCGCACACCGTGGTGGTGACCACGCCCCTGTGGTGGGGGTCGGTGCCCGCGGTGCTGAAGGGCTTCTTCGACCGGGCTCTTCTTCCGCAGCAGGAGTACCGCTACACGAAGCTCGGACTCCCCGAGGGCCTGCTGCCCGCACGTCGCGGGCGCCTGCTCCTGCTCGCCGACACCCCGTGGTTCGCGGCGCCGCTGACCGGTCTCCCCGCGCAGACGCACGTCGCGCGCAACACGATGCGCCTGTGCGGCATCCGCTCGGTGCGCACCCACCGGATGCTCGGCGTCAAGGACGCGAAGGAGGCGACCGTCACCCGCTGGCTCGACCGAGCCGAGCAGCTCGGCGCCCGCGACGCCCGCCGGTCGGCGGAACCGCGTCGGGCAGGTCAGGCCATCGCGGCCGAGGCGGCCTCGTCCTCCGTCGTCGCGACCAGCTGA
- a CDS encoding TetR/AcrR family transcriptional regulator gives MSSSKDGYHHGDLARALEDAAMQLLERMPAAEISLREVARAANVSHNAPYHHFADRLGLLKAIAERSMADLLEQVRVASVAAGTPRERLIEGGSAYIRFAVEHPHAFDAVYDPTVCVPGSPTATMAPLIQGLEDVLAESATAAGLDTPADGLALWGLIHGLGTLAAAGHFTLDHAIVAHAATVDRLLGEPNL, from the coding sequence ATGTCAAGTTCGAAGGACGGCTACCACCACGGCGATCTCGCCCGCGCGCTCGAGGATGCCGCGATGCAGCTGCTGGAGCGGATGCCGGCCGCGGAGATCAGCCTTCGCGAGGTCGCTCGCGCGGCGAACGTCAGCCACAACGCTCCGTATCACCACTTCGCCGATCGGCTCGGACTGCTGAAGGCCATCGCCGAGCGCAGCATGGCCGACCTGCTGGAGCAGGTGCGGGTCGCCTCGGTCGCGGCAGGCACCCCCCGAGAACGGCTCATCGAGGGTGGATCGGCGTACATCCGCTTCGCGGTCGAGCATCCGCACGCCTTCGACGCCGTCTACGATCCGACGGTCTGCGTCCCCGGATCGCCGACCGCCACCATGGCGCCGCTCATCCAGGGTCTCGAAGACGTGCTGGCCGAGTCGGCCACCGCGGCAGGCCTCGACACCCCGGCCGATGGACTGGCGCTGTGGGGGCTGATCCACGGGCTGGGCACCCTCGCCGCTGCCGGCCACTTCACGCTCGACCACGCCATCGTCGCGCATGCCGCGACCGTCGACCGGCTCCTCGGAGAGCCGAACCTGTGA
- a CDS encoding aminoglycoside 3'-phosphotransferase: MTIPTEPVAVPEKVRRLARGADLVCVWDNDYGGLTFRATGAGDPFYIKWGPRNLEFSLQDEAERMAWASRWIAVPTVIEQGQDDTHEWLVTAAIDGLSAVDPRWVAEPATAVRAVGEALRAMHDALPVEECPWEWSIASRIANAEGRGIEVPDTLRTAPPIDRLVVSHGDACCPNTLVGDDGRWIAHVDLALLGTADRWADLAVASMSTEWNYGPGWEDALIEAYGLEPDRERLAYYRDLWNAT, from the coding sequence ATGACGATTCCCACGGAACCGGTCGCCGTCCCCGAGAAGGTCCGCCGCCTCGCGCGTGGTGCGGACCTGGTCTGCGTCTGGGACAACGACTACGGCGGGCTCACCTTCCGAGCGACAGGTGCAGGCGATCCGTTCTACATCAAGTGGGGACCGCGGAACCTCGAGTTCAGCCTGCAGGACGAGGCCGAGCGGATGGCCTGGGCCTCCCGCTGGATCGCCGTGCCGACGGTGATCGAGCAGGGACAGGATGACACGCACGAGTGGCTCGTGACCGCGGCGATCGACGGCCTCAGCGCCGTGGACCCGCGCTGGGTCGCCGAACCCGCGACCGCTGTGCGCGCCGTCGGCGAGGCCCTGCGGGCGATGCACGACGCGCTCCCCGTCGAGGAGTGCCCGTGGGAGTGGAGCATCGCCTCGCGCATCGCGAACGCCGAAGGGCGCGGCATCGAGGTGCCGGACACGCTGCGCACCGCCCCGCCCATCGATCGCCTCGTCGTCAGCCACGGCGACGCCTGCTGCCCGAACACCCTCGTCGGCGACGACGGGCGCTGGATCGCCCACGTCGACCTCGCGCTGCTCGGGACCGCCGACCGCTGGGCCGACCTGGCCGTCGCCTCCATGAGCACGGAGTGGAACTACGGCCCCGGCTGGGAGGACGCACTCATCGAGGCCTACGGTCTCGAACCCGATCGCGAGCGCCTCGCCTACTACCGGGACCTCTGGAACGCGACCTGA